From the Polaribacter huanghezhanensis genome, the window AATACAGCGATTACAGACCATGTTTTTGATGTTGATTGTGTGGTTCATTTCTACAAAGAATCTATGACTAATTTTAATCGTTTTTCAATATCTAATGCTACATTCCCTAATTCATTATTTTCAATCATTCCCATGGCTACAGTTGGCATAATTGCAGAAACAAATACAGCATCGTTTTTTTGATATACAATAACGTTGCAGGGCAACATTAAACCAATTTCAATTTCTGACTGGATGGATTGATATGCGCTTGGTGGATGACAAGCACCTAAAATGGTGTAATTCTCCATTTCAACATTAAGTTTGTTTTTTAGCGTGTTTTTAATATCTATTTCAGTTAACACCCCAAATCCATCATTTTTTAAGGCTTGTTTTGTTTGTTCTATTGCATCTATAAACGTAGCCTTTACTTTTTTTCGATATCCATAATTTGCTGTTTTCATTTTGTCTGTAAATTAGTTATTTATTAAATTTTTTCTTAATGTAATTAACCCATCTTTTAGCTTGTAATAATCTTTTGTAGATGGCTTTTTATTTCTTTATAAGATATAAAAAATAATTTAACATAGCATCATAAGTAACAACTTGTACAATCGTTATTAAACCTCTTTTTAACGCTAGTAATCTCGTTCTTTACGGCTTCAATTTTTTAAATGAAGTGTGAGAATGAATAATTTTCCAGTTGCCATCAATTTTTTGTAAAATAGAAGTAGCAACTCCTTTACTTTTTATGGTTCTCTCTTTAACTCCTTTAGCTTTATCACCTTTTAAAACAATTGTATATACATACTTTTCTGTAGTATATGCATACGGCAAGCTAACTGTTGTATTAATACCGTAATCTGAAAAGGTAAAGCTTTTAAAATGCCCTAATTCTGGACCTAAATGATGGTTGATGTATTCTTTGTAAGTGCCTTCTGCTTTCCCTTGTTCAAAAATAGTAGCTTCTGGAGTAAATAGTTCAAAAGTACCATCTGTTGTTAAATTTTGTATTGCATCTTTGTATGCCTGCATTACAGAAAATATTGCTTCTTTTTCTTTTGATATATTAACTATTTCTTCTTTATTGGTTACGACTTCTTTCTCTTGTTTTTTACAGCTTGTAAGTACTACTGTAAAAATGGTGATGATAATAAGTGATTTTAAAAGTTTCATTTGGTTTTGTTTTGAGTGTTCTTATATACTATCTCTTAATTGTGTAAGCCATTCAAAAAGTTCTTTTTTCTCTTTTTCTGTGAATTTTGCATCGCCATGAATTAAAGTATAAGATGTTAATGGCATCTCACCCTCTTTAATTTGACTTATTATTGATTTTAATTTGCCTTTCTTTCTTCTATTAGAATAATTGCTCCAAGCACTAAAATTAAGTTCTTTTTTTCCTGCTATTACATGGTCTTCTAAAAACCAAGCAATAGGTTGAATTTTATTATACCAAGGGTATGATGTATTATTACTATGGCAATCATAACAAGAGGTTTGTACCTTAATTTTGATATGATAAGGAACATTATTTACCAACATAAAATCAGTTTTAGGCACCGTTTTACTTTGATTGCGAGTTGTGGGAAAAAATTGTATTCCCACAAGTGCAATCAATAAAACCAAAAGTATGATTTTAACTTTTTTCATTTAATTAATTTGTTTTTTAACAAAACCACACGTCAACATTTTACTTCCATAATAAGGATTTTTGACGTCTTTTGTTTCGCTTAACCAACTTGCTTTTTTCATTGGACAAATATCTTGATACAACGTTTTTTCTGTTCCTAATAAAGAAATCAAATCATTTATGTCTGTATTTAAGGTCTCAAAATGCTCTCTTTGATGATCAATCGGACTTTTTACAATATGCTCTGCTTGTTCTTTTGCGCTTTCAGCAATTTCCATGTAATTTTTATGTGCTTCACCTGATAATTTGGTCATATCAAATTTTGAAAAAGCAGT encodes:
- a CDS encoding DUF3347 domain-containing protein, with the protein product MKHLKVTTGILSIAFIALTITSCKENKKDHDNDDKHQTEMKDDDHSKMDHEDKEMSEKKEKRTIETTAQKNAATTPIIEAYIQIKNGLVADNKEGAAKGATALLTAFSKFDMTKLSGEAHKNYMEIAESAKEQAEHIVKSPIDHQREHFETLNTDINDLISLLGTEKTLYQDICPMKKASWLSETKDVKNPYYGSKMLTCGFVKKQIN
- a CDS encoding heme-binding domain-containing protein, with protein sequence MKKVKIILLVLLIALVGIQFFPTTRNQSKTVPKTDFMLVNNVPYHIKIKVQTSCYDCHSNNTSYPWYNKIQPIAWFLEDHVIAGKKELNFSAWSNYSNRRKKGKLKSIISQIKEGEMPLTSYTLIHGDAKFTEKEKKELFEWLTQLRDSI
- a CDS encoding YybH family protein, with the protein product MKLLKSLIIITIFTVVLTSCKKQEKEVVTNKEEIVNISKEKEAIFSVMQAYKDAIQNLTTDGTFELFTPEATIFEQGKAEGTYKEYINHHLGPELGHFKSFTFSDYGINTTVSLPYAYTTEKYVYTIVLKGDKAKGVKERTIKSKGVATSILQKIDGNWKIIHSHTSFKKLKP
- a CDS encoding DUF302 domain-containing protein — encoded protein: MKTANYGYRKKVKATFIDAIEQTKQALKNDGFGVLTEIDIKNTLKNKLNVEMENYTILGACHPPSAYQSIQSEIEIGLMLPCNVIVYQKNDAVFVSAIMPTVAMGMIENNELGNVALDIEKRLKLVIDSL